CTATAGTCGGCGGGTTGCCTCTGTTGACCGGATCATTCTGTCTTGTTTTGTTCTTGGTCTTTCCACCCGCAAGGTTTCCCAGGCCCTGCTGCCGATCCTGGGAGAATCGGTGAGTGCCGCCACCGTCAGCAGAGTAGCCCGGATTCTGGATTCGGTCGTTGCCGCCTTTCACCGGCGTCCCCTGCAGAAGAAGTATCGATTCCTTGTTTATGATGGTGTGGTGCTGAAGCGCAAGACTGGCGCCGGTGTGGTGAAACGAACAGCCTGGTTGCCTTGGGCATCACCTTCGAAGGAACGAAGGAGGTTATCGACTTCCGGATGGCCCGGTCGGCACTCAAAACGTTTGCCCATACCTGGGGAGCACCCTATCCGAAAGCCGCAGCGGCATTACAACAAAACGAGGAGGAACTGCTTGTGTTCATGCGCATTGCCGAGCGATCTGTCCGGCCGACGATACGAACCACCAATGCCATCGAACGACGGTTCCGGGAAGTCAAACGGAGGACCAGACCCATGGGAGTGTTCGCCGATACAACCAGCATGGAACGAATCCTCTACGCCGTGTTCGCCCATGAAAACATGAAACAACAAACAGGTACACCCTTTCTTACAGAGGTGACACAAAACTCTTGACGTTACCAATTGTAGATGCTATTTTACATGCCCACTTCCACGAAATCATCCGCTGGTCTTCTTGATTGTTTTGTCTGTCGTTGTATGTAAGGAGGCGTTATGAAATTGCCTGCTATCGGTATCGCTCTAATTCTTTTAGTCGTTATCGCCGCTACTCCAGCCTACCCCAATACGATCAGGTGCGGTAGTAACACAGTCACTGTTAGGGCGAGCAAGGGGGAAGTCATTGATAAGTGCGGCGAGCCACTTTATTCTTCTTATAACGTGTGGACCTATATTATTGGCGGTCGGTATCGTCATTTTCATTTCAGCGGGAACTTTCTTATAAAAATCGAAGATGGTGAGCGGGCACGTTAAATTGTTACATCTAGCTCTCTCTTGATGGGCATTTGCTGATTTTTCGCGCTATGTGAGGGCGGAGAATGAAAAATAGCCTGCATCGTTGCTTGTATTCCTGTCATGGTTTTCAGTAAGCGGGGGGTTTCCTACAAGCAATAATTCTGTCATCCCTGATCAAAAATCCTGCCTTTATCCGCACAAAAACACCCTTTTACCGGACGATCTCGCTCAATGAATGCTATGAGTCGCTCATTACCCCGGATGCTGTCAGAGCAAGAGATATCCGGAGAATTGCTGATTATAGGAATGGCGGTGTCGAGGTCCTTTACGACAGATTTGCGAACGGGGAGGAATAAAAGGGGTTTAATTTTTTCAATTTGAGCCCAGAGATCTTCATAGGTAACATGAAACTCTAAACTCCTCGTGTGTTCTTCTCAATCTTATCGAGATAAATTAAAATATTTGCGAATATTACAGCCATTATAGCTCCGGATATTCCTGAAGAGAGCCAAATTATTGATGGCATGTATGCTATCGCTAGCCACTCGCTTTCTTGCATAATCAGTTCGTAGCCGCGTTGAGGAGGTTCAGGCCACAGATAGAAAAACATTATAAATCCTGTTATTACAGCTATGACTGCAAAAAAGTACAAAAAAATTGCCAAAGCGGGAGTTTCGAACATTGGGATTGGCGAATGGTTCGTAACGGTATCGAATGTTTTATTTTTATTAAGACTTTGTTCGGGTAGGCTGAAGAGGTCTATGCATTGAACTATTGGTTCTCCCTTCTCCATACCTTCTTTCCATACTAGCGTGTTGAAGTCGACATGGCCCTCAAGAAATGCTTTCTTCAGTGTATCGATGGTAACAGGCCCCTTGCGCCCCAGAGATGTTTCGAAATACCATTCTTCTTTCTTGTCCTGAAATTCCATTGTCGCCTCCTTGCAGCATTATATGTGAGCATAGGTACAGACATGGATCTTAAAGTTTTAAATATATGATGTATCCCCCTGTGTCAGGATAGTTGTCGCATGATCTAAACCTCTCTATAATGGAGTTTCCTTGGGGGCGGAGGAGGATCGGATCATGCAATATTCCAAAGAGCGTAAAGAAGCTGTTCTGAAAAAAATGATGGCACCGCACAACCGGCCAGCTTGCGTAACGTCAGCGTTGGGTGTGTCCGGTTAAGGATTTTCAGTGCCTGTGACAACCAGGCATGAGCACTCTGTTGGCTTGCCTGATTACCAATGACTCGCCACAGAAATCGCAGGATCATCCTGTCTGGTTTAACCATATTTTCCTCCCCTGCGAGCATAAAGAAGTACTTCAGTGATGTCCCGTACGTCTGACCTGGAATGTCGCAGATGTCTGACTCGAATTGTGTATTTGGGATGACCGTTGGTATGTCCTGAAAATAGTTTACATTGTGGCGCACTAGAACTCGGGTAAACCTATGTACGGCTTCAGCCTTGAGTATCCCGTTCTTGGTGGATGTCCTTTGACGGTTGTCGAATACTTCAGTTGCAATCTGCCGGTAATCATCGTAGCCGGATAGGAATTCTTCGAACTGGCGAACTGAATATTGTTCCGCAGTGCCGGGATAAGGCGAACCGTGTTGCCTCAATCGCTGCAATCCCGTAACATGACAGAAGTGTATCACGGCGTTTCTCGTCGAGCTGTACCTAGCGGCGAGGGAGTAAACAGCATCGATGATGCAAAAAGGCAGACTGTGATAGTAGTATTCCTCGCTCAGTTCTGCATCTCGCAGGTGCAAATGGGCATTACAGTATTGGGCTATTCTCTCAGGCATCCTTTATTTTCCATCAGCGAACGAAGAATTCAGCCACCGGGCGGCACCAAAGATAAGCACCCGAGGCCTCTTCGGAAATTGACCACCCATATTGCTCGGTCGGCTGGAATGACTGGTTCTGCATCATTTTTCTGTTTCTTGATTACTATGTGGAAGTGTCCCATTCCTGACGCGGCTTTCGTATGACCCCTCCTCCTTGCATCGATTAATGATTATCGTCTCTTCAATTGATTCTCCCATTGTCTAGTAAAGAAATCCGCCTTCCGCAAAGTAGGTGAAAACACGCTGGTAAAAGCGACCTTCGAAACCGTATTGACGGATGTGAAGAACCAGGGCTTCAAATAGCGCTTTGTCGACCCGGTCTCGAACAATGTATTCGTGGGGCCATTCCGGCATGGTCTTGGCGAAAGTCCACTTCGAAGAGGCGACGAACTCCTGCAAATAGTCGGGCAACTACACATCATCAGGTGCAACTCGTTTCGATTTCAGCACCTTCACGGTCTCGGCAACCCCTCTGAAACGATCCATCACCTTTTTGACCACTTGGTCTTTGTCTTCGCCACAGGCAACGTCAATGGCGACCGCCAATTCATCATTGCGAAAGGCAGTAAAGACATTCTCTCTTGTAGCCCACGGTTCGAGTAAGGGCCGCACCTCACGAGCGCAACCCCAGTCCCCGTGGAATAGTAGCCAAAGTGGGCTAATGCCGTGCTTTTTCCAATAACCAAAATGAATTCCAAATTATACGCCGACATGACCACCGTCGCATCCAAATCTCGCATAACGCCCTATCCGCTCCCAATTTGCCTGCGGTCGGAGACCGTTTACGGTAAGAAGTCCTTGATTGACAGCCAAGTCAATTGAAGTCTGCACAACGGTGTATAGCTGAAGAATAAGCGCAGGGGTGCGTTGGTCAGATACCTCCGCTGACGACACCGGTATAAAGGCGTCACTGTCAGCCGCTTCGCAGAGTGCGCGCAACTGGAGGAGGTCATTTCTCGCAGCCTTATCATCGGCAACTCTTGGTTCCAAGGCATCAAGTAACGCTCTCCAAGACGTAAGCGCGAGTATTGGACCAGCACTGGTCGAAACGATGCGAAAAATACCAACAGTTGCGCCCTTTGTAGCTGACATCTCATTTTCGATCAGTCTTTGATGCAATTCACGCCACAACGTCTCCTTGCGGTCCTCAGGACCAACAAATAAGAGGGTTGTCGGTTGAGGGTATTCGGCCAGTATACGAAGGTAAGATACGGGTTGATTCTCTGTGAGACCCGCCCAAAACTTGTTTTCGACAAGAATATGTATTCGTCCTTCATCCTCACAGCCCTGCATGTCAGGGCGATTATCACCGTCAGCCTGCTGGGTTTGAAACCACAAGTGTGGCATGTGTGGGTCAATTCCACGAAGAAGCTTCATCATGCCATAGTGAGCAGCGTCGTACGATCGAAGGATGAAGGCAAGCGCCTCCATAGCTATATTCTCATTTTCTTGGGAAAGTCTCTTTTGAATAATATGACTGAATACTGTTTCCATTCCTTATTCCTTTGTGCAGAACGCTGGCCATGAGCCGCGCCGCCACAACGCTTTACGGAAAAACGACCGATGACATTCGGCGTCGGTCTCGATGGCATTGTTGTACGCTGCATTTATTAAAAATATTTACCTATTTACATGAAGTTGTGATACAGTCTTGGACCGTAAACCCCTCTTTGAGTTGACCTCTTAGAAACATATCAAGGCACGCATCTTCACAACTCTGTTCACTTTCTAAAGCAGACCTTTTCCCCAGCAGACCGCTAATTTCATGAATAGGCAAACAAAAACGATATTCTTCCTTCGCCTCCATTGTAAACTGACACTGCCATGCCCGCCCGTCATCTTGGTCTATCAGGATGAAATTCCACATATTATCTGTAGAATAAAGAGTGAATTTGCCATTCTTTGAAGAATTCTTCGTCGCAAATGGTTTGTCGTTGATCGGTATTTTTAAACGGGCACCTTTCTCTTTGTCTGTCGTATAGGTGACATGCCAAAGCCTGCCATCGCTGGTATCTAATAAGAGATATGACCACATGTTATCAGTTCTAAATAAGCGAAAGCGAACATCAAGCCTTTGTAGCGGGTCTGACTGAAATTTGATTTTGTCCGCCGCTTCAGCAAAACTGGGTAATAGGAAACAAAGAGATAAGAAAGGAATAAACAAAAACTTTACGTGAAGTTTCATGGATCCCTCCCGTCAAGCCTCAATATTGAGGATCATTTAGAGACAAATTTCCGTCTAGCCTTCTTTCGTATCGCTTCAATCTCCTTCATAAGTCGATCACATTCATACTCTATCTCGTGCAACGATACACACCGAGGACTAATGCATATCATGTCTTTTTCATCCACTGAGTAGGTCTTCACATAAATTTCTGCAATCGGAGCAGCCGGGATACCCTCTCTTTTCGGGTCGAAGAAGCGCAGATCAAGATTGTAAGTCGCCATAAGCCCTCCTATAAATTTAGATTAATTTTGCGTACAACGTTTAAATCAGCGGCGCGACCCTTTGTGTCCGCTGAATTTGATGGTTAGCGGCTTTTCACATCGATACTCCAAGGAAATCATGTACGCTTGTTTTCCATTCCTCTTTGACTTGATGCGTTTGACAATATTCTCTCAGGTGCATTGATAGCATCAAGGAATCCGGCGAATGCAAATCTGATTTTTTGGCAATATCCTTGGCCAGTTCATCTTTCGAGTGAATCCAATCAACCAAAAGGATACCCTGCGCCGGAACTTCATGAACAATGAGTCCTTCAGGAATTCTTTCCCGATTTTCGATGGCCAGGGCCAGCAGCGGGCCACTCGGGCATTTCTTGGCAACAGAAATAGCGCGAATTAGTGCCGTCCCCATTACTGGGAAAAGAGTCATGATTCCTCTGCCAAGACGTATTCTTTTGTCGGGATCTGTTGCGTCTCTTACGGATAAAGGATAGCAAGATAAAATATCCGCAAAATCACCGCCTGAAATGGTAGCCTTGGCATAATGGCCAGAATGTGCAACATGTCGAAGCAAGGATATGGCTATTGATAAAGGTCTTAAAAAAGTTTCTTCCGGGAAATCGCTGACTATAACGAAACCATCGCCAATTTGATGAGCAAAAATTCTATCAGGGGATTCAGGATAGTGTTGAGTACCAATCCGGAAGATTCCCTCCATAAGTTCGCCGAGTGACAACAGGACAAGATTTTCCTTGCCGTAAAAATGCCCAAAGCCTTCTAAATCAATATTAATGGCCCATCGACCGACGGGCTTTTCGTTTAATCTTTTCATTTTATTATCATGCTTCTATTGATAACGGAGCCGCCAAAAAGTCCATATTGCCCTGCGGTGACCATAGCACCTGTATCGCCACTTTTTTCGAGGACTTCGTAGCCTTTGGCTCCACAAAGCTCTCCGGCTTTTTCATAGCACATGCCCCAGTTTAAGGCGCTACCGGAACAGTTTATGCTGTATCCTTCCCTGCCGTCAGAGGTGTACGTTTTTTGCTAGTTGCGCAGCCACTCACAAAGGCAACAATCACCAGAAACAATATCGCTATTCTCATATTCTCTTCCCCTCTTCGTTTTTTACCGCTAACACCTTGATAAGCGGTGCGGTTTTTCTGCATCCGCTTTATTAAATTGTTCGCAGTTCTATTACTTAAAAATGCTGGTTCTTGACTTCATGCATAAATTCATTGATAAATTCCCCAAATGCACCAATAGAAATTGTTGATCGAAACGGATCTTTCCCATCTTTTTTCTGGTCACAAAGTTCAATTTGGTCGCCATTTAACATGAAGCGTCCGTGTGTTAATCCATTCCTTATGCGACTGCAAAATCGTTTTTTCTGTACTTGATGTACCTTCATGAACGACGAATTTACCGGTGTTTATTTGACTGAAGTCGATTGCATCGAATTCAGTTTGCTGTGGATAAACAAACAGAATGTAGCTGGCCATCAAAAGAGTTCCTATATTCAATGGCAACACATTGCTGAACTTCTTTTTGAACTCTTCAATGACATCTTTCATCAGTTTGTCCTGATGCTCGGGCTCCATGCTCCACTCACACCATAATAAAGATATGTTCCCCTGAACTATTAGATTCCAATCTGTTTTTGTCATCTTTATTTCTCTTGCGAACCAATGTTTAGACGGTTTCTTTATAAGACGCCGCGCTTGTCCGATCGCGGCATATACCCCGGATGCCGATCGACGATACTTCCGTTCTTCGACTGTAGTGGCGTGCCCTCAATGCCTGACGCATGCGATCGAGCAGCCTGGGCTGTCGCCGGCGCGTTGCATCATTCTCCACGGCAGCCGAATGTAGGACATACTTCTTTTTTTCAAGTACCTTTCCCACGGCAGACCAGTCCTCTCTCTCGGAGCGTGTCTCTGCAGTCATGGGTCGGTAGCTGATACTGTATGCGCTCGGCGCAGCTTGATGTGTCTGTGGTTGTATCGCCGTCGCCGTTGTCGTTATCGGTTTTGGCAAGAATGCGAGTTTTTTGCAGATTCAGACAAATCTATGGCAAAAGAGGAAAGGAATTGCAAGGTGTTTTTAAAATATTGGAGGATGAGACATCGCTCGAACAGTTCAAACCGCATTCAGTGGCCTTGCCCGAATGCTCATGGTGCAGCTTTGTCTTTGAAAGTGGCATGGGACAGATGACGAAGAAAATCTCACTTTCAAGACGGACTCAATAGAAAGAGCCAGCTCGGACTTTTATGATCGCCCTGACAACCCGATTCGCTTTGTTTCACCTCTCATTCCATTATGTCAAAATGGCATTAATACAAGGCCAATTGGTTAGTTTGCGGTTACACGGGCCATAGTATGA
This genomic interval from Syntrophales bacterium contains the following:
- a CDS encoding DUF4339 domain-containing protein, whose translation is MEFQDKKEEWYFETSLGRKGPVTIDTLKKAFLEGHVDFNTLVWKEGMEKGEPIVQCIDLFSLPEQSLNKNKTFDTVTNHSPIPMFETPALAIFLYFFAVIAVITGFIMFFYLWPEPPQRGYELIMQESEWLAIAYMPSIIWLSSGISGAIMAVIFANILIYLDKIEKNTRGV
- a CDS encoding transposase translates to MGITFEGTKEVIDFRMARSALKTFAHTWGAPYPKAAAALQQNEEELLVFMRIAERSVRPTIRTTNAIERRFREVKRRTRPMGVFADTTSMERILYAVFAHENMKQQTGTPFLTEVTQNS
- a CDS encoding PD-(D/E)XK nuclease family protein — translated: METVFSHIIQKRLSQENENIAMEALAFILRSYDAAHYGMMKLLRGIDPHMPHLWFQTQQADGDNRPDMQGCEDEGRIHILVENKFWAGLTENQPVSYLRILAEYPQPTTLLFVGPEDRKETLWRELHQRLIENEMSATKGATVGIFRIVSTSAGPILALTSWRALLDALEPRVADDKAARNDLLQLRALCEAADSDAFIPVSSAEVSDQRTPALILQLYTVVQTSIDLAVNQGLLTVNGLRPQANWERIGRYARFGCDGGHVGV